The Drosophila nasuta strain 15112-1781.00 chromosome 2L, ASM2355853v1, whole genome shotgun sequence genome window below encodes:
- the LOC132797309 gene encoding zinc finger protein 34 — MAVQLKNAYHHLPLTITPILCQPLLTPAPTPQPPKAEPPDLTFHCMCCSEYFVHPLSLYQHMNSKHPNDTVQQQDVREGPHLEQRQRLAAEQAAEDDTTDYSWIFEPLCELEVAAEASQPGAESPESEEEAEGEDVEQQSDADESDNDNENDGNDSDSSSSSSNSSSSNSSTESSSNSNSNSSSAPGSNSNSNTQQSLIQEQQNRLQEQQSRLQEQQRSHQEAQSRLQEQQSRLQAPQGRPLAQNLLQEQQNYLQEQHSRLQEQSRQQQLQSRLQEHSFPQELHPLRGLLPGSHPNEYQLQTADPRESTSIILLQPSLSLSITPVPVAAPAALAMPSLVSAPPSALTLPIKRRRGRRSKANVLGDAHSASAVAAQLGANGQKCFQCTHCEASFLNAGDLSKHVRSHISNKPFQCSICQKTFTHIGSLNTHIRIHSGEKPYKCELCPKAFTQSSSLMVHMRSHAVRKPHQCLQCDKGFINYSSLLLHQKSHSAPVESFVCPECEREFKAEALLDEHMRMHTQELVYQCAICRQAFRASSELVQHMKCHMGEKPFTCSICDRSFTQSGSLNIHMRIHTGEKPFQCKLCDKCFTQASSLSVHMKIHAGEKPFPCHICGKAYSQQAYLNKHIQAHAMDALPNPNPPTAMQQHQQQLPMNNVMQTPRETLVCIVCGALHADATALALHVTREHTALLDNMKQATLPLAPNAQSKCSLVERQAQQQAYMQRVQSMLQQMNQQQQQLPAMDSAGEDEEELDEEDELDGDDEEEDEEDEVQQQSNAAAQQMVNDEVEDDDDEEEEEAEDDEEDDEEEDDDVVQQLVTDADMYYDDMPEDFADMEVGCEEEVCGDFIEHDDFAVEEEIYSEDV; from the coding sequence ATGGCCGTGCAGCTGAAGAATGCCTATCACCATCTGCCGCTCACCATAACGCCCATACTCTGCCAGCCGCTGTTGACGCCGGCACCGACGCCGCAGCCACCGAAAGCAGAGCCACCAGATTTAACGTTTCATTGCATGTGCTGCTCGGAGTATTTTGTGCATCCCCTGTCGCTGTATCAGCACATGAACAGTAAGCATCCAAATGATACAGTGCAGCAGCAGGATGTAAGGGAAGGACCACACCTAGAGCAGCGACAACGTTTGGCTGCTGAGCAGGCGGCCGAGGATGATACCACTGATTACAGCTGGATATTTGAGCCGCTGTGCGAACTGGAAGTGGCAGCAGAAGCATCGCAACCTGGCGCTGAATCTCCTGAAtcggaggaggaggcggaaGGAGAGGACGTGGAGCAGCAAAGCGATGCGGATGAGAGTGACAATGATAATGAGAACGATGGCAATGATAGCGATAGTAGCAGCAGttccagcaacagcagcagctccaacAGCTCCACCGAGAGTAGCtccaatagcaacagcaacagcagtagcgCTCCCGGCAGCAATTCCAACTCGAATACGCAGCAGAGTTTGATACAAGAGCAACAGAATCGCCTCCAAGAGCAACAGAGTCGCCTTCAAGAGCAACAGCGGAGTCATCAAGAGGCGCAGAGCCGTCTCCAAGAGCAGCAGAGTCGTCTACAGGCGCCACAAGGACGACCACTTGCTCAGAACCTGCTGCAGGAGCAGCAGAACTACCTACAGGAACAGCACAGTCGCCTTCAGGAGCAGagccgacagcagcagctacagagTCGCCTCCAAGAGCACAGCTTTCCACAGGAGTTGCATCCGCTGCGTGGTCTGCTGCCCGGTTCGCACCCCAACGAGTATCAGTTGCAGACAGCTGATCCCCGCGAGTCCACCTCCATCATACTGCTGCAACCATCATTGTCGCTCAGCATAACGCCAGTTCCCGTTGCTGCCCCAGCTGCCCTAGCCATGCCTTCCCTTGTTTCTGCTCCACCGTCTGCACTTACGCTGCCCATCAAGCGACGACGCGGACGTCGCAGCAAGGCCAACGTTCTAGGGGATGCACATAGCGCCTCCGCCGTGGCTGCTCAGCTCGGTGCCAATGGTCAAAAGTGCTTTCAGTGTACACATTGTGAGGCATCCTTTTTGAACGCAGGCGATCTTTCCAAGCATGTGCGTTCCCACATCTCGAACAAACCGTTTCAATGCTCCATCTGCCAGAAGACATTCACGCACATTGGCAgcctcaacacacacatacgcatccACAGCGGCGAGAAGCCCTACAAGTGCGAACTCTGCCCCAAGGCATTCACCCAGAGCAGCAGCCTAATGGTTCACATGCGTTCGCATGCGGTGCGCAAACCGCATCAGTGTCTGCAATGCGACAAAGGCTTCATCAACTACAgctcgttgctgttgcatcaAAAATCTCACTCGGCGCCCGTTGAGAGCTTTGTTTGTCCCGAATGCGAGCGGGAGTTTAAGGCGGAGGCGCTGCTGGACGAACACATGCGCATGCATACCCAGGAGCTGGTGTATCAGTGTGCCATCTGTCGGCAAGCGTTCCGCGCCAGCTCGGAGCTGGTGCAGCATATGAAATGCCACATGGGCGAGAAACCCTTCACCTGCTCCATTTGCGATCGCTCCTTCACACAGTCTGGCAGCTTGAATATCCATATGCGCATTCACACCGGCGAGAAGCCGTTCCAGTGCAAGCTGTGCGACAAGTGTTTCACCCAAGCCTCCAGTTTGAGTGTCCACATGAAGATCCATGCGGGCGAGAAGCCTTTTCCCTGTCACATTTGTGGCAAAGCCTACAGCCAGCAGGCGTATCTCAATAAGCACATTCAAGCCCATGCCATGGACGCCCTTCCTAATCCCAATCCTCCGACAGCtatgcagcagcatcaacaacagctgcCTATGAACAACGTGATGCAGACGCCACGGGAAACCTTGGTGTGCATTGTTTGTGGTGCTCTCCATGCGGATGCCACAGCGTTGGCGTTGCACGTGACACGTGAGCACACGGCGCTGTTGGACAACATGAAGCAAGCGACGTTGCCGCTGGCGCCGAATGCGCAGAGCAAGTGCAGCTTAGTGGAGCGACAAGCTCAACAGCAGGCCTATATGCAGCGTGTGCAGTCGATGTTGCAACAAAtgaatcaacagcaacaacagttgcctGCTATGGATTCGGCTGGGGAGGATGAAGAGGAGTTGGATGAGGAGGATGAGCTGGACGGCGATgacgaggaggaggacgaAGAGGATGAGGTCCAGCAGCAGTCCAATGCAGCAGCGCAGCAAATGGTCAATGATGAAGTC
- the LOC132797297 gene encoding nuclear pore complex protein Nup107 — MDSSYQARRGGLLRQPLNSTSHNQTHNLSITLLPEEQEMLRNTSVGALGLQSRLQRSTYNPLQDVSSLSGDTSQMLEDMDDADRGRSKIDALFTQFLEVLQAHNNDNETLDVVQQLAQACSQVVEQLELEMQRGVGGSQGAKQREQSIQWLKQEINTWRLLHALYYDRLLLQNDQQADEDMQDGPMLGGSEKEVIQQLYAINAPLREYQLVVDWLEKSYDQHQHQSMALQSHDRMMAWENTLFQLENMQGAAFGRRGDDICKQLDPDAPVREKQPLHALDMEDNARLSRAIFAAIRSGHIEDALKLCKHYGQTWRAAILEGWRLHEDPNYEQHGSSLTGGGHEKLPIEGNPRRDVWKRCAWLLADSKKYDEYTRATAGIFCGHLGALQTLLQGSWQDLLWAYIKVQIDIRVESEIRGCCLKRYQPMPDEYWNGKMTLEQIFDELHVAKDVGVRDYAQGQLGVIQQHLILDTCGELLQHMCRWLDKEQGQLQPHQLRFMAHIVLFMRQIGRIEQTAQQQLAERIIAAYVEALIQREQPTEIAYYSAGLSNKLQVQLYSKFLSQLENKRERELALDAALQAGLDVEQITRHTVETIRLASTPPTALGAPLAGEVSASDRRKIQSLEYLTHLMEQRGELVWQANAMMRHYLASQKLECVRLAFAMVPHDLINQLIKIYGSLDNLPAREECSLKEYLCYNVYLMGINSFNEWTRLQQTQPQPPQQSGQKLGQENFTERMNAEHKEQTYRSELARWQQKLKEQSKATTDALFNVLLFPEKGWLNDPFVSKPPENAASLHWEHRQLQLEKLRSICLPEVALLLHEVLLKSGDYAGCVRLADEIADERRQLYKVYTKHKLAELLAKIADASLLLLNNKLDPWGYPITA; from the exons ATGGACAGTTCGTATCAGGCGCGACGAGGCGGCCTACTGCGGCAGCCACTAAACAGCACCAGCCACAATCAGACACATAATCTATCAATAACACTGCTGCCCGAGGAACAAGAAATGCTGCGCAACACAAGTGTTGGAGCCCTAGGGCTCCAAAGCCGCCTGCAACGCAGCACGTATAACCCATTGCAAGATGTGAGCAGCCTGAGTGGCGACACCTCCCAAATGCTTGAAGACATGGATGATGCGGATCGTGGACGCAGCAAAATCGATGCACTTTTCACCCAGTTTCTTGAAGTGCTCCAGGCGcataacaacgacaacgaaacgCTGGATGTGGTGCAACAGCTGGCCCAAGCTTGCAGCCAAGTCGTTGAGCAACTGGAGCTGGAAATGCAACGTGGTGTGGGCGGTAGTCAAGGTGCCAAGCAGCGTGAACAAAGCATTCAATGGTTAAAACAAGAAATCAACACTTGGCGTCTGCTTCATGCGCTCTACTATGATCGTCTGTTGCTACAAAACGATCAGCAAGCGGATGAGGATATGCAGGATGGTCCAATGTTGGGTGGCAGCGAGAAAGAAGTGATACAACAGCTATATGCCATAAATGCGCCTTTAAGGGAATATCAATTAGTTGTGGATTGGCTGGAGAAGAGCTAtgatcagcatcagcatcaatcGATGGCGCTGCAATCGCACGATCGCATGATGGCCTGGGAGAACACACTGTTCCAGCTGGAGAATATGCAAGGCGCTGCGTTTGGGCGCCGTGGTGACGATATCTGCAAGCAACTGGATCCTGATGCTCCGGTGCGAGAGAAGCAGCCACTACATGCCCTCGATATGGAGGATAATGCACGATTATCGCGGGCCATTTTCGCTGCCATACGCAGCGGACACATCGAAGATGCGCTGAAGCTTTGCAAGCATTATGGACAGACTTGGCGTGCTGCAATTTTGGAGGGTTGGCGGCTGCACGAAGATCCCAACTATGAGCAGCATGGCAGCAGCTTAACCGGTGGCGGCCACGAGAAGCTGCCCATTGAAGGCAATCCACGACGTGATGTGTGGAAACGTTGCGCCTGGTTGCTGGCGGATTCCAAGAAATACGATGAATATACACGCGCCACAGCGGGCATTTTTTGTGGACATCTGGGAGCATTGCAGACGCTGCTCCAGGGCAGCTGGCAGGATCTGTTATGGGCTTATATCAAGGTGCAGATCGATATACGTGTGGAAAGCGAGATTCGTGGTTGCTGCCTGAAGCGCTATCAACCCATGCCCGATGAATATTGGAATGGCAAGATGACGCTGGAGCAAATCTTTGATGAGCTGCATGTGGCCAAAGATGTCGGTGTTAGAGACTATGCACAAGGACAACTGGGCGTCATACAACAGCATCTAATCTTGGATACTTGTGGCGAACTGTTGCAGCACATGTGTCGCTGGCTGGACAAGGAGCAGGGACAATTGCAGCCACATCAATTGAGGTTTATGGCGCACATTGTGCTCTTTATGCGGCAAATTGGACGCATCGAACAGAcggcacaacagcagctggcggAACGCATCATTGCCGCCTATGTGGAGGCGTTGATACAACGCGAGCAGCCCACCGAGATTGCTTATTATTCCGCGGGTTTGTCCAACAAGCTGCAGGTGCAGTTGTACTCCAAATTCTTGTCGCAATTGGAAAATAAGCGTGAGCGAGAACTTGCGTTGGATGCCGCTTTGCAAGCGGGTTTGGATGTGGAGCAGATCACCAGGCACACGGTAGAAACTATACGCTTGGCAAGCACACCACCTACAGCATTAGGTGCGCCACTGGCTGGCGAAGTCTCGGCATCGGATCGTCGCAAGATTCAATCGCTTGAGTATTTAACGCATCTGATGGAGCAGCGTGGCGAACTCGTTTGGCAGGCGAATGCCATGATGCGACACTATTTGGCCAGCCAAAAGCTGGAGTGTGTGCGTCTCGCCTTTGCCATGGTGCCACATGACCTCATCAACCAGCTGATCAAAATCTATGGTTCGCTCGACAATTTGCCGGCGCGTGAAGAATGCAGTCTCAAGGAGTATCTCTGCTACAATGTCTATTTGATGGGCATCAATAGCTTTAATGAGTGGACACGTTTGCAGCAGACGCAGCCACAACCGCCGCAGCAATCCGGCCAGAAGTTGGGGCAGGAGAACTTTACGGAGCGCATGAATGCGGAGCACAAAGAGCAAACTTATCGCTCGGAGCTGGCACGCTGGCAGCAGAAACTCAAGGAGCAGTCAAAGG CCACCACTGATGCCTTGTTTAATGTGCTGCTATTTCCCGAGAAGGGTTGGCTCAACGATCCCTTCGTCTCCAAGCCGCCCGAGAATGCGGCCTCGCTGCACTGGGAGCATCGTCAACTGCAGCTGGAGAAGCTACGCTCCATATGCCTGCCCGAAGTCGCTTTGCTGCTTCACGAGGTGTTGCTGAAATCCGGTGACTATGCGGGTTGTGTGCGGCTGGCGGATGAGATAGCGGACGAACGGCGACAGCTTTATAAGGTGTACACCAAGCATAAGCTGGCCGAGTTGCTGGCCAAGATTGCCGATGcatcgttgctgctgctgaacaACAAACTGGATCCCTGGGGTTATCCCATAACAGCTTAA
- the LOC132797349 gene encoding protein dpy-30 homolog — MEVKVEVESSTTPTNTTPTAEATKETSNAAAAANSAAQQATTSPAGSVAVSSAAATTTTSNTNANNSNAGVGGAAATTVSAASSTSAASGQAPPPAKKPNNAATAATTAAAATTAPTTAPIVRSDPSALPTRQYLDQTVAPVLLHGLQTLARERPSDPIKFLAGYLLKHSNGSDDVQASNEATT, encoded by the coding sequence aTGGAGGTCAAGGTCGAGGTTGAGTCTTCAACGACGCCCACAAATACCACACCCACCGCGGAAGCCACCAAAGAAACCAGTAACGCTGCAGCCGCTGCCAACAGTGCTGcacaacaggcaacaacaagtcCGGCGGGAAGCGTCGCCGTTTCATCAGCAGCCgccactacaacaacaagcaataCTAATGCCAATAATAGCAATGCAGGAGTTGGAGGAGCTGCGGCCACTACAGTATCAGCAGCATCTAGCACATCAGCAGCCAGTGGACAAGCGCCGCCACCGGCAAAGAAACCAAACAATGcggccacagcagcaacaacagcagcagcagcaacgacagcacCAACGACAGCACCAATAGTACGCAGTGATCCCAGCGCATTGCCAACTCGCCAATATTTGGATCAAACAGTGGCACCAGTGCTGCTCCATGGCCTCCAGACGCTGGCTCGTGAACGTCCCAGCGATCCCATTAAATTCCTGGCCGGTTATCTGCTGAAGCACAGCAATGGCAGCGATGATGTTCAAGCGAGCAATGAGGCCACCACATGA
- the LOC132797377 gene encoding ARL14 effector protein — MSARSLRQRPQRKVGEAADDNTGGEADKTKRRGKKKGCYYGNKNTIYDEYGNIRASGLDVCDCMNELCDGCWMECGNCGSTRCGPQCRVNRKFFYESFDHDGKALTIVNKHMTGKV, encoded by the coding sequence atgagTGCACGCAGCTTGCGACAGCGGCCACAGCGCAAAGTTGGAGAGGCAGCAGACGATAACACTGGTGGGGAAGCGGATAAAACGAAGCGGCGAGGCAAAAAGAAAGGCTGCTACTACGGCAACAAAAACACCATCTATGATGAATATGGTAATATCAGAGCGTCTGGTTTGGATGTCTGCGATTGCATGAACGAGCTTTGCGATGGCTGCTGGATGGAATGTGGTAATTGTGGCTCTACGCGTTGTGGTCCACAATGTCGTGTAAATCGTAAATTCTTCTATGAAAGCTTCGATCATGACGGCAAGGCTCTAACTATTGTAAACAAACATATGACTGGCAAAGTGTGA
- the LOC132797343 gene encoding ER membrane protein complex subunit 3, protein MTELLIDPDIRVWVFLPIVLITFLVGIVRHYVSILISTQKKAEMTQIMDSQAMIRARLLRENGKYLSAQSFSMRKNFFNNEETGYFKTQKRAPVAQNSSAMLTDMVKGNFINVLPMVVIGGWINWMFSGFVTTKVPFPLTLRFKPMLQRGVELASLDAAWVSSASWYFLNVFGLRSIYTLVLGENNHADQTQAQADAMTGAAMTMPQDPKAAFKAEWEALEITEYNNALKNIDADMLSMANEAIAS, encoded by the exons ATGACGGAACTGCTTATTGATCCCGATATCCGCGTTTGGGTCTTTCTGCCCATCGTACTCATCACATTTCTAGTCGGCATTGTGCGCCATTATGTCTCCATTCTGATATCCACACAAAAGAAGGCCGAAATGACCCAAATCATGGACAG TCAAGCGATGATACGCGCCCGTTTGCTGCGCgaaaatggcaaatatttgagcGCCCAATCCTTCTCCATGCGCAAGAACTTCTTCAATAATGAGGAGACGGGCTACTTCAAGACCCAGAAACGTGCTCCAGTTGCCCAAAACTCATCGGCCATGTTGACGGACATGGTCAAGGGTAATTTCATCAATGTGCTGCCCATGGTTGTGATTGGTGGCTGGATCAATTGGATGTTCTCTGGTTTCGTGACCACCAAAGTGCCATTCCCCTTGACGTTGCGCTTCAAACCGATGTTACAGCGTGGCGTTGAACTTGCATCATTAGACGCCGCCTGGGTATCGTCGGCATCCTGGTATTTCCTTAATGTCTTTGGCTTGCGCTCCATTTATACATTGGTGCTGGGCGAGAATAATCATGCGGATCAGACACAAGCCCAAGCGGATGCTATGACTGGAGCAGCGATGACCATGCCACAGGATCCCAAGGCGGCATTTAAGGCCGAGTGGGAGGCACTGGAGATCACGGAGTACAACAATGCGTTGAAGAATATCGATGCAGATATGTTGAGCATGGCGAATGAAGCCATCGCATCCTAG
- the LOC132797336 gene encoding uncharacterized protein LOC132797336 has product MYRASYQKGFLTILYSVGSSPLDNWSTFTKNGYIKRIYDEDIKSLVLEIMGSNVSTTFIHCPSDCKAELGIKLPFLVLLIKNMHKYFCFEVKIQDDQRFMRRFRVSNFQSKTSVKPFCTAMPMGMSPGWNQIQFNLADFTRRAYGSNYLETVSLQVHANVRIRRIYFTDKLYTEAELPNDYKLLGKPKDIKKEKQFKAPPTARPPSPLNTGRPEAAPKQVNVEATALETETEVDVAPPESKSMDVGPEPDTVPAATTEPEPPAQTEATEEAYY; this is encoded by the exons ATGTATCGCGCTTCATATCAGAAGGGTTTCCTTACGATCCTCTACAGCGTGGGCAGCTCTCCGCTGGACAACTGGTCCACATTT ACCAAAAATGGCTATATTAAGCGCATTTACGATGAAGACATCAAATCGTTGGTGCTGGAAATTATGGGTTCTAATGTGTCCACCACATTTATACACTGTCCCAGTGATTGCAAGGCTGAGCTTGGCATTAAGTTGCCATTTCTAGTCCTGCTCATCAAGAATATGcacaaatacttttgttttgaGGTTAAG ATACAAGATGATCAGCGTTTCATGCGCCGCTTTCGTGTGTCCAATTTCCAGAGTAAAACTTCGGTGAAACCTTTTTGTACAGCAATGCCCATGGGCATGTCACCGGGCTGGAATCAGatccaattcaatttggcCGATTTTACGCGTCGCGCTTACGGTTCAAATTATTTGGAGACTGTTTCCCTCCAAGTGCATGCCAATGTGCGCATTCGACGCATCTACTTCACCGATAAACTTTACACGGAAGCCGAGCTACCCAACGACTACAAATTGTTGGGCAAACCCAAGGATATCAAGAAAGAGAAACAGTTCAAGGCTCCGCCCACAGCGCGCCCTCCATCGCCCCTAAACACGGGACGACCCGAAGCGGCGCCCAAGCAAGTGAATGTGGAAGCAACGGCACTGGAAACGGAAACAGAAGTGGATGTTGCCCCACCGGAATCGAAGTCAATGGATGTGGGTCCGGAACCAGATACAGTACCAGCTGCTACTACAGAGCCGGAACCTCCAGCCCAAACCGAGGCTACGGAGGAGGCTTATTATTGA
- the LOC132797333 gene encoding replication termination factor 2, with the protein MGCDGGTIPKRDELVRVKQKPEQKDKDAEREFRWLHCALTQQRLQEPIAMCTMGRLYSKQSVIERLLEKEKMPETSSHVRSMKDIKTLQLTPNPAFTDEDKTEGLLDTRHAPYICKLIGLEMSGKFRFVALWSCGCVMSERALKQIKGSSASTCPLCQQPYGVEDVIVLNGNEEDLEMMKVKAEMRAAKHKSSKKDKKKDKNTETSVKTETVVETTETATCSSIKIEKPKDEKPSSSNSSKVKVIANPKRLGAVNAMQDPELKRLKTDFSVAKDPKASDVYKSLFTSHKTDKEQERAHWITYNPFYN; encoded by the exons atggGATGTGATGGTGGCACCATACCAAAACGCGATGAGCTTGTGCGAGTCAAGCAAAAGCCCGAGCAG AAAGACAAAGATGCAGAGCGTGAATTTCGCTGGCTGCACTGTGCGCTAACCCAGCAGCGTCTGCAGGAGCCAATTGCCATGTGCACAATGGGCCGTTTATACTCCAAGCAGAGTGTCATCGAGCGTCTGCTGGAGAAAGAGAAAATGCCAGAGACTTCGTCGCATGTGCGCAGCATGAAGGACATTAAAACGCTGCAGTTGACACCGAATCCTGCCTTCACCGATGAGGACAAGACCGAAGGACTGCTGGACACTCGCCATGCGCCCTACATCTGCAAACTGATTGGCCTAGAGATGTCGGGCAAATTTCGCTTTGTGGCACTTTGGAGCTGTGGCTGCGTGATGTCGGAGCGTGCTCTAAAACAGATCAAGGGCAGCTCGGCGAGCACTTGTCCGCTGTGTCAGCAGCCGTATGGCGTGGAGGATGTCATAGTGCTTAATGGCAACGAGGAAGATTTGGAGATGATGAAGGTTAAGGCCGAGATGCGTGCAGCTAAGCACAAGTCATCCAAAAAGGACAAAAAGAAGGATAAGAATACAGAAACCAGCGTCAAGACGGAGACGGTTGTGGAGACAACTGAGACCGCTACCTGTTCCAGCATCAAAATAGAGAAACCCAAGGACGAAAAACCCtcgagcagcaacagtagTAAAGTGAAAGTCATAGCGAATCCCAAGCGTTTGGGCGCTGTGAATGCGATGCAAGATCCGGAACTGAAGCGCCTAAAGACCGATTTCAGCGTGGCCAAAGATCCCAAGGCTAGCGATGTATACAAGTCACTCTTTACCAGTCACAAGACAGACAAGGAGCAGGAGCGCGCCCACTGGATCACCTATAATCCCTTCTACAATTAA
- the LOC132797325 gene encoding LOW QUALITY PROTEIN: phospholipase A1 (The sequence of the model RefSeq protein was modified relative to this genomic sequence to represent the inferred CDS: deleted 1 base in 1 codon), whose protein sequence is MKIVSLTILQLFADAQSLLLNQMDWKNLMRSGALDLNVLRCFLRDKNFCPSPYIEHRLYAPTGPRSGLPLNIHNPLSLYKGGFGKQRETVFIVHGFNGTATDKHLQFLRDAYLMRDFNVITVDWRPLTRYPCYLHSLINTRLTAQCTAQVYSFLTHYGATREKITCVGHSLGAHICGMISNHLTKKQYRIIGLDPARPLIERKKSNRFRLSIDDATVIQVLHTNAGFLGQEDNTGHLNYCINGGRVQPFCKGNPIRRSRCSHFLSICYLATATMKHTKFMGVPCPNGCVNLSGPKRLPVNGRINPFEFVSLLRDYKIGNDAPDDARGCICIDVPYAKHCPFTDA, encoded by the exons atgaaaatagtttCGCTCACGATCTTACAACTTTTTGCAGATGCACAAAGTTTGCTGCTAAACCAAATGGATTGGAAAAATCTGATGAGAAGCGGCGCATTGGATTTGAATGTCTTGCGTTGTTTTTTGCGCGACAAAAACTTTTGTCCCAGTCCCTATATCGAACATCGTCTCTATGCACC CACTGGGCCACGCAGCGGACTACCGTTGAACATCCACAATCCGTTGTCATTGTACAAGGGCGGATTTGGGAAACAGCGCGAAACGGTCTTCATAGTGCATGGCTTCAATGGCACGGCGACAGACAAGCATCTGCAGTTTCTGAGGGACG catatTTGATGCGCGACTTTAATGTGATCACCGTGGATTGGCGACCTCTTACACGATATCCTTGTTATCTCCATTCTCTAATCAACACGCGACTAACTGCTCAGTGTACAGCCCAAGTATATTCGTTTCTCACGCATTATGGCGCCACACGTGAGAAGATCACATGTGTGGGACACTCGCTGGGCGCCCACATCTGTGGCATGATTAGCAATCATCTGACCAAGAAGCAATATCGCATTATCGGCTTGGAC CCCGCACGACCGCTTATTGAGCGCAAGAAGAGTAATCGATTTCGCTTATCGATAGACGACGCGACTGTTATACAAGTGCTCCACACAAATGCGGGCTTCTTGGGGCAAGAGGACAATACGGGGCATCTCAATTACTGTATTAATGGAGGTCGCGTGCAGCCCTTTTGCAAGGGCAATCCAATTA gGCGCTCTCGGTGCTCGCATTTTCTGAGCATTTGCTATTTGGCCACGGCGACCATGAAGCACACCAAATTTATGGGCGTGCCGTGTCCCAATGGTTGCGTAAATCTTTCGGGGCCAAAACGTTTGCCCGTTAATGGTCGCATTAATCCATTTGAGTTTGTTTCGCTGTTGCGAGATTATAAAATAGGCAACGACGCGCCCGACGA cGCGCGCGGCTGTATTTGCATTGATGTGCCGTATGCCAAACACTGTCCATTCACAGATGCGTAG